Proteins co-encoded in one Paraburkholderia edwinii genomic window:
- a CDS encoding RNA polymerase sigma factor, whose product MGSGRTIAALQALLPDLWTFALRLASTPEDAEKLLDNLCHGIQAGTWECAPYMSMRVNLMSAMLRRWQQKVRHPEACAARTARAASRIGANSETNRHLLQVVAMLPDEQRIAIILVEAERLTPSEAAWAWGLTTDELERRLVRAHAAVRKALENDAPPVRAYVPARRTACPQAEEVAVTRP is encoded by the coding sequence ATGGGAAGCGGCCGAACGATCGCGGCATTGCAGGCATTACTGCCTGATTTATGGACATTCGCATTGCGTCTTGCATCGACACCTGAAGACGCGGAAAAACTCCTTGATAACCTGTGTCACGGCATCCAGGCCGGAACATGGGAGTGCGCACCGTATATGTCGATGCGCGTCAACCTGATGTCGGCAATGCTGCGGCGCTGGCAACAGAAGGTGCGCCACCCGGAAGCGTGCGCAGCGCGCACCGCACGCGCCGCATCACGCATCGGCGCGAATTCGGAAACGAACCGCCACCTGCTGCAGGTCGTCGCGATGCTGCCCGACGAGCAGCGCATTGCGATCATCCTGGTCGAAGCGGAGCGCCTGACGCCCAGCGAGGCGGCGTGGGCCTGGGGCCTGACGACCGATGAACTCGAGAGGCGTCTGGTGCGCGCGCATGCCGCCGTCAGGAAAGCACTAGAAAACGACGCGCCGCCGGTGCGCGCTTACGTGCCCGCGCGCAGAACCGCATGCCCTCAGGCTGAAGAGGTCGCCGTCACGCGTCCTTGA
- a CDS encoding glycosyltransferase, whose amino-acid sequence MAQIIVTAIGSAGDIHPLVGIGRALAARGHRIVFCTHPPFEPAARREGFEFVAIGHADHYAAALANPALWNPRTSFRTLWELIAPLLRPHYDTLVALTGPDTVLVGTLWAFSARLMQERHGTPYVSVQVSPSTLLSAYAPPVHKQLTIPRGLPLPVKAALMTLIERTVLDTVCAPRLNELRAALGLPPVTRILGRWLHSPEGVLCLFPDWFAAPQPDWPKPYAVSGFPLFNDLADAAPDAELEAFLAEGEPPVVFTAGSTRVDGERYAQAVAHALRTNGARGLLLGGAPHDDGSSSPRLLRRRYVPLRSLLPCCRALVHHGGIGTASLAFEAGIPQVVTPFAHDQFDNAQRVADTGCGLRCDAPLDGAGLARVLGRVLHDPRIAAHCAQACAKLAAAPDGCEQAANFIERFVPSAARDTAAAAAAPAQPERSPECAMAGRA is encoded by the coding sequence ATGGCACAGATCATCGTCACGGCGATCGGCTCGGCGGGCGACATCCATCCGCTCGTCGGCATCGGCCGTGCGCTGGCCGCGCGCGGTCATCGCATCGTGTTCTGCACGCATCCGCCATTCGAGCCGGCCGCGCGGCGCGAGGGATTCGAGTTCGTTGCGATCGGGCACGCGGACCACTACGCGGCGGCACTCGCCAACCCGGCGCTATGGAATCCGCGCACGTCGTTCAGGACGCTGTGGGAACTGATCGCACCGCTGCTGCGGCCGCATTACGACACGCTTGTCGCACTGACCGGTCCGGACACGGTGCTGGTCGGCACGCTGTGGGCGTTCTCCGCGCGCCTGATGCAGGAGCGGCACGGCACGCCGTACGTATCAGTGCAGGTGTCGCCTTCGACGCTGCTTTCCGCCTATGCGCCGCCGGTGCACAAGCAGTTGACGATTCCGCGTGGCCTGCCGCTGCCGGTGAAGGCCGCGCTGATGACGCTGATCGAGCGCACGGTGCTCGACACGGTGTGTGCGCCGCGCCTGAACGAATTACGCGCTGCGCTCGGGCTGCCGCCGGTCACGCGCATTCTCGGGCGCTGGCTGCATTCGCCCGAAGGCGTGTTGTGCCTGTTTCCCGACTGGTTCGCAGCGCCGCAGCCGGACTGGCCCAAGCCCTATGCGGTGAGCGGCTTTCCGCTGTTCAACGATCTCGCCGATGCGGCGCCGGATGCGGAACTCGAGGCGTTCCTCGCGGAAGGGGAGCCGCCCGTCGTGTTCACGGCAGGATCGACGCGGGTGGATGGCGAGCGGTATGCGCAGGCGGTCGCGCATGCGTTGCGTACCAACGGCGCGCGCGGCCTGCTGCTGGGCGGGGCACCGCACGACGACGGCTCGTCGTCGCCGCGCCTGCTGCGTCGTCGTTACGTGCCGCTGCGCTCGCTGTTGCCGTGCTGCCGCGCGCTCGTGCATCACGGCGGAATCGGCACTGCTTCGCTCGCGTTCGAAGCGGGCATCCCGCAGGTCGTCACGCCCTTCGCGCACGATCAGTTCGACAACGCGCAACGCGTCGCGGACACCGGCTGCGGCCTGCGGTGCGACGCGCCGCTCGACGGCGCCGGGCTGGCCCGCGTGCTCGGCCGTGTGCTGCACGATCCGCGTATCGCCGCGCATTGCGCACAGGCATGCGCGAAGCTCGCGGCCGCGCCGGATGGCTGCGAGCAGGCGGCGAATTTCATCGAGCGCTTCGTGCCGTCCGCCGCTCGCGATACGGCTGCAGCCGCGGCCGCACCGGCCCAGCCGGAACGGTCGCCCGAGTGTGCCATGGCGGGGCGCGCGTGA
- a CDS encoding efflux transporter outer membrane subunit: MSARPAAAIFALCITALLACGCAPAGVAPTLELREPDANALATTTADVAKALNGGGWPAPDWVRQFGDPQLDGLVAEAYAHNPDLQVAKARIHSAQAQLQQFSSLTGLSATAGATVSKARMPQTDSVANVSANGYDIPVQLFGDASQTPSSLFVGLDYQLDLWGRNKAATRGLLSLRDAARVDAEQVRLTLAVAIVTLYCELDHAYALRDLWVEKRDAGDQIAGALRERAARGIDNHYDAEEAAVRRNKLIAQIALADERIQLAQLQLGVLSGGGPERGLALTRPHPVNLADAPLPAQLPADLLGRRPDIVAARLRVEAAYAAIDGTRAEFYPDVNLVGFAGLLALTPGALFSRQALSGSIGPAVSLPIFDRKRLMAKLNGNTANADVAIGLYNKTVDAALGDVARTLVSLSTLDRLVAGERDAADAAQRSVSIAEERHRRGLLMQKDVNSVKLTLYDERAQLIDLLAQRRALRVALIGLLGGGFDKRTLPATPISRLNAAFPTYDGLTVTHFD; the protein is encoded by the coding sequence ATGAGCGCTCGCCCGGCGGCCGCCATTTTCGCGCTCTGTATAACGGCCTTGCTCGCGTGTGGCTGCGCGCCCGCCGGTGTCGCGCCGACTCTGGAACTGCGCGAACCGGATGCGAACGCACTCGCAACAACCACTGCCGACGTGGCGAAAGCGCTGAATGGCGGCGGCTGGCCCGCGCCCGACTGGGTACGCCAGTTCGGCGATCCGCAACTCGACGGCCTCGTGGCCGAAGCGTACGCGCACAATCCGGACCTGCAGGTCGCGAAGGCGCGCATCCATAGCGCGCAGGCGCAGTTGCAGCAGTTTTCGTCGCTGACCGGACTGAGCGCCACGGCGGGCGCGACGGTCAGCAAGGCACGCATGCCGCAGACGGACAGCGTCGCGAATGTGTCGGCCAATGGCTATGACATACCGGTGCAACTGTTCGGCGATGCCAGCCAGACGCCGTCGTCGTTGTTTGTCGGACTCGATTACCAGCTTGATCTGTGGGGGCGCAACAAGGCGGCGACACGCGGACTGCTGTCGCTGCGCGACGCCGCGCGCGTCGATGCGGAGCAGGTGAGGCTCACGCTTGCGGTCGCGATCGTCACGCTGTACTGCGAACTCGATCATGCGTATGCGCTGCGCGACCTGTGGGTCGAGAAGCGCGACGCAGGCGACCAGATCGCCGGCGCGCTGCGCGAGCGTGCGGCGCGCGGCATCGACAACCACTACGACGCCGAAGAAGCGGCCGTGCGCCGCAACAAGCTGATCGCGCAGATCGCGCTGGCCGACGAACGCATCCAGCTCGCGCAACTGCAACTGGGCGTGCTGTCGGGAGGCGGTCCGGAGCGCGGGCTCGCGTTGACGCGGCCGCATCCCGTCAATCTCGCCGATGCGCCGCTGCCTGCTCAATTGCCGGCCGACCTGCTCGGCCGGCGGCCCGACATCGTCGCCGCGCGCTTGCGTGTCGAAGCCGCTTACGCGGCGATCGACGGCACGCGCGCGGAGTTCTATCCGGATGTGAACCTGGTCGGCTTCGCGGGCCTGCTCGCGTTGACGCCGGGCGCGCTGTTTTCACGCCAGGCGCTGTCGGGCTCGATCGGCCCGGCGGTATCGCTGCCGATCTTCGACCGCAAGCGGCTGATGGCCAAACTCAACGGAAACACCGCGAACGCCGACGTCGCGATCGGCCTGTACAACAAAACTGTCGATGCCGCGCTCGGCGATGTGGCGCGCACGCTGGTATCGCTGTCGACGCTCGACCGGCTGGTGGCCGGCGAACGCGATGCCGCCGACGCCGCGCAGCGCAGCGTGTCGATTGCTGAAGAGCGTCACCGGCGCGGGCTGTTGATGCAGAAGGATGTGAACAGCGTGAAGCTCACGCTCTACGACGAACGCGCGCAGCTGATCGATCTGCTTGCACAAAGGCGCGCACTGCGTGTCGCGCTGATCGGCCTGCTCGGCGGCGGCTTCGATAAACGCACGCTGCCGGCAACGCCGATTTCCCGATTGAACGCGGCCTTTCCGACGTACGACGGGCTCACCGTTACACACTTCGACTGA
- a CDS encoding dihydroneopterin aldolase: protein MHSAFFHPNLADCRRLFLRNYEVFINIGVHDFEKRGEQRVVINVDLFVPLALSTPHEDKLREVVDYDFMRATIARRVEQGHIHLQETLCDDLVKIMLAHPHVRAVRVSTEKPDVYPDCDAVGVEVFRIKDA, encoded by the coding sequence ATGCACTCCGCCTTCTTTCATCCGAACCTCGCCGACTGCCGCCGGCTGTTTCTGCGCAACTACGAGGTGTTCATCAACATCGGCGTGCACGATTTCGAAAAGCGCGGCGAGCAGCGCGTCGTGATCAACGTCGATCTGTTCGTGCCGCTCGCGCTGTCGACGCCGCACGAAGACAAATTGCGCGAAGTGGTCGACTACGACTTCATGCGCGCGACGATCGCGCGCCGCGTCGAGCAGGGGCATATCCACCTGCAGGAAACGCTGTGCGACGACCTCGTGAAAATCATGCTCGCGCACCCGCACGTGCGTGCGGTGCGCGTGTCGACGGAAAAGCCGGACGTTTATCCGGACTGCGACGCGGTCGGCGTCGAGGTGTTCCGCATCAAGGACGCGTGA
- a CDS encoding efflux RND transporter periplasmic adaptor subunit, whose protein sequence is MAHDPTTLHSNPAVLEPDAAALALKRATRRRRFAMFGAAVALAAMAAAVHWFANARFREDTDDAYVAGNVVQVAAQTAGTVIDVLAANTQHVRTGQTLVKLDDAEASVALAQAKAQLAQAVQQAANARYSTTMYAEAVKARQADLDLARRALAARDHAPVEVVSPEELSRARAAAAGAQAQLAAAQAQLDAARALGSRRAVEDNPAVVQAVAQFKLAWRNLKRTAIIAPLDGVVGQRTVQVGQQVGPGVALMSIVQLHGLWIEANFKEGQIRNMRVGQTVRIHSDIYGSNVTYRGRVEGFSAGTGSAFSMLPPQNAAGNWIKVVQRVPVVISIEPADLAAHPLRIGLSMRVSVDTHAREGHVLDAGAPLAPLATRVHDGVAGEAQAEADKVIRDNRGG, encoded by the coding sequence ATGGCTCACGATCCAACCACTCTGCATTCCAACCCAGCCGTGCTCGAACCCGATGCGGCAGCGCTGGCCCTCAAACGCGCGACGCGCCGGCGCCGCTTCGCGATGTTCGGCGCGGCGGTCGCGCTCGCTGCGATGGCGGCGGCGGTCCACTGGTTCGCCAATGCGCGCTTTCGCGAAGACACCGACGACGCGTATGTGGCCGGCAACGTCGTACAGGTCGCGGCGCAGACCGCGGGCACCGTGATCGACGTGCTCGCTGCCAACACACAGCACGTGCGCACGGGGCAGACGCTCGTGAAACTCGACGATGCAGAGGCGTCGGTCGCGCTGGCACAGGCGAAGGCGCAGCTCGCGCAGGCGGTGCAGCAGGCCGCCAACGCGCGCTATTCGACGACGATGTACGCCGAAGCGGTGAAAGCACGACAAGCCGATCTTGACCTCGCGCGACGCGCGCTTGCCGCGCGCGATCATGCGCCGGTGGAAGTCGTGTCGCCGGAGGAACTGTCCCGCGCGCGCGCCGCGGCCGCGGGCGCGCAGGCGCAGCTCGCCGCCGCGCAGGCGCAGCTTGATGCGGCGCGCGCGCTCGGTAGCCGCCGCGCGGTCGAGGACAACCCGGCGGTCGTGCAGGCCGTCGCGCAGTTCAAGCTGGCGTGGCGCAACCTGAAGCGGACCGCGATCATTGCGCCGCTCGACGGCGTCGTCGGGCAGCGCACCGTGCAGGTCGGGCAACAGGTCGGGCCCGGCGTCGCGCTGATGTCGATCGTGCAACTCCACGGCTTGTGGATCGAGGCGAACTTCAAGGAGGGGCAGATCAGGAACATGCGCGTCGGCCAGACGGTGCGGATTCACTCGGATATCTACGGCTCGAATGTCACGTACCGCGGGCGCGTCGAAGGGTTTTCAGCGGGCACCGGCAGCGCGTTTTCGATGCTGCCGCCGCAGAACGCGGCGGGCAACTGGATCAAGGTCGTGCAGCGCGTGCCGGTGGTGATTTCGATCGAGCCGGCGGATCTCGCCGCGCATCCGTTGCGAATCGGTCTTTCGATGCGCGTGAGCGTCGATACGCACGCACGCGAAGGCCATGTGCTCGATGCCGGCGCGCCGCTCGCGCCGCTGGCGACGCGCGTGCATGACGGCGTGGCCGGCGAAGCGCAGGCCGAGGCCGACAAGGTGATCCGCGACAACCGGGGCGGGTAG
- a CDS encoding glycosyltransferase family 2 protein — protein sequence MMRLGALVILYYPSVEQLARLAPLHDACDALVVVDNTPQPDSRAAAAAAHGGYTLLHHGNRGGIAGAYNAGLARLLDTVDAVALFDQDSIVPPAYFPTMRALATRFTGRPFIAGPRILDENDGQFLPVFESSGISVRHLRLDATPEPVRCAFLISSGSVLSREAYAALGAFNEALFIDHVDTEYCFRALARNVPVYLVPSLVLRHRIGAKTWVRIGPFRIATMNHSWTRRYYSARNAMLIATQYGARFPVALLPNLLTLWQIVGIVLGERDKLAKLKGILYGVLDGLACRFGPFDAARPHPGMRAAAPTREYRG from the coding sequence ATCATGCGGCTTGGCGCGCTTGTGATTCTCTATTACCCCAGCGTCGAGCAGCTGGCTCGGCTGGCGCCGCTGCACGACGCATGCGACGCGCTCGTCGTGGTGGACAACACGCCGCAGCCCGACTCCCGCGCGGCGGCCGCGGCTGCCCACGGCGGCTACACGCTGCTTCATCACGGCAATCGCGGCGGCATTGCGGGTGCGTATAACGCCGGGCTCGCGCGCCTGCTCGACACGGTCGATGCGGTCGCACTCTTCGATCAGGATTCGATCGTGCCGCCCGCCTACTTTCCGACCATGCGCGCGCTCGCTACGCGGTTCACCGGCAGGCCGTTCATTGCCGGGCCGCGCATCCTCGACGAAAACGACGGCCAGTTCCTGCCGGTGTTCGAGAGCAGCGGCATCTCCGTGCGGCATCTGCGGCTGGACGCGACGCCGGAACCGGTGCGCTGCGCGTTCCTGATCTCGTCGGGCAGCGTGCTGTCGCGCGAGGCGTACGCGGCGCTCGGCGCATTCAACGAAGCGCTCTTTATCGATCACGTCGATACCGAATATTGCTTTCGCGCGCTGGCGCGCAATGTGCCGGTCTACCTCGTGCCATCGCTGGTGCTGCGGCATCGCATCGGCGCGAAGACGTGGGTCCGTATCGGCCCGTTCCGGATCGCGACAATGAATCACTCGTGGACGCGGCGCTACTACAGCGCGCGCAACGCGATGCTGATCGCGACGCAGTACGGCGCACGCTTTCCGGTCGCGCTGCTGCCGAACCTGCTGACGCTGTGGCAGATCGTCGGGATCGTGCTGGGCGAGCGCGACAAGCTCGCGAAGCTAAAGGGCATTCTGTACGGCGTGCTCGACGGGCTCGCGTGCCGGTTCGGGCCGTTCGATGCCGCGCGTCCGCACCCAGGCATGCGTGCAGCGGCGCCGACGCGGGAGTACCGAGGATGA
- a CDS encoding class I SAM-dependent methyltransferase has product MNPKAHEPDSLPAPDAAALAQSTALVERIRADIDAAGGWLPFDRYMDRALYAPRLGYYSGGAIKFGRRAEDGSDFVTAPELSPLFAATLARPVAQALEASSTRDVIEFGAGTGRLAAGLLNALDALGAPLDSYSIVDLSGELRARQQTMLEAQAPALAARVRWLDALPDEFAGVVIGNEVLDAMPVRLFAHANGGWRERGVVYRGEAFAFEDRALQSTHDAAFLHEIEIEAGHHGEYVTETHEAACAFTRTICRMLTRGAAFFIDYGFPRHEYYHAQRAQGTLMCHYRHRAHGDPFLYPGLQDITAHVEFSGIAEAGTDTGADLLGYTSQARFLLNAGITDALSELDPSDAARFLPAANAVQKLLSEAEMGELFKVIAFSRGIDDTLDAFASGDRSHTL; this is encoded by the coding sequence ATGAATCCGAAGGCTCACGAACCCGATAGTTTACCCGCTCCCGACGCTGCCGCGCTCGCCCAATCGACCGCGCTCGTCGAGCGGATTCGCGCCGACATCGATGCGGCCGGCGGCTGGCTGCCGTTCGACCGCTATATGGACCGCGCGCTGTACGCGCCGCGCCTCGGCTATTACAGCGGCGGCGCCATCAAATTCGGCCGGCGCGCCGAAGATGGCAGCGACTTCGTCACCGCGCCCGAACTGTCGCCGCTGTTCGCCGCGACGCTCGCGCGGCCCGTCGCGCAGGCGCTCGAAGCAAGCAGCACGCGCGACGTGATCGAATTCGGCGCCGGCACGGGGCGGCTCGCGGCCGGTCTGCTCAATGCGCTCGACGCGCTCGGCGCGCCGCTCGACAGCTATTCGATCGTCGATCTGTCCGGCGAATTGCGCGCGCGCCAGCAGACGATGCTCGAAGCGCAGGCGCCCGCCCTCGCCGCGCGTGTGCGGTGGCTCGACGCATTGCCCGACGAATTCGCCGGCGTCGTGATCGGCAACGAAGTGCTCGACGCGATGCCGGTGCGCCTGTTCGCGCATGCGAACGGCGGGTGGCGCGAACGTGGCGTCGTCTACCGCGGCGAGGCCTTCGCGTTCGAAGATCGCGCGCTGCAATCCACACATGACGCCGCCTTTCTCCATGAAATCGAAATCGAAGCCGGCCACCATGGCGAATATGTGACCGAAACGCACGAAGCCGCATGCGCGTTCACGCGCACGATCTGCAGGATGCTGACGCGCGGCGCCGCATTCTTTATCGACTACGGCTTTCCGCGTCACGAGTACTACCATGCGCAACGCGCGCAGGGCACGCTGATGTGCCATTACCGGCATCGCGCGCATGGCGATCCGTTTCTGTATCCCGGCTTGCAGGACATTACCGCGCATGTCGAATTCAGCGGCATCGCGGAAGCGGGCACCGATACCGGCGCGGATCTGCTCGGCTATACGTCGCAGGCGCGCTTTCTGTTGAATGCGGGCATTACCGATGCGCTCTCCGAACTCGATCCATCCGATGCCGCGCGCTTTCTGCCCGCCGCGAACGCGGTGCAGAAGCTGTTATCGGAAGCGGAAATGGGCGAGCTCTTCAAGGTGATCGCGTTCTCGCGCGGCATCGACGACACGCTTGACGCGTTCGCAAGCGGCGACCGCTCTCACACGCTGTGA
- a CDS encoding DHA2 family efflux MFS transporter permease subunit, protein MSATLTWPPSTSAPVLRGARLALLTFALSLATFIEVLDSTVTNVAVPAISGSLGVSNSQGTWVISSYSVAAAIAVPLTGWLARRLGETRLFVGAVLLFTLTSLLCALATDLPTLVACRALQGLFSGPMVPLSQTMLLRAFPPAKRTLALALWGMIVLLAPIFGPVVGGYLVDMFSWPWIFLINLPIGLFSFVVCVTMLRDDAPRGAAPPIDFIGIALLVAGVGALQAMLDLGHDAGWFDSTLIVTLAVVAALALVSLLLWEAGEGQPVIDLSLFRDRTFSFCVLVISLGMVSFSMVGVVFPLWLQSVMGYNAFHAGLATAPLGVLALVCSILLGLHAHRFDARVLATFGFLVFAAVLWWDTHFTLTTSFTQIVTPNLIQGIGLPCFFIPLTAATLSRVPDHKLAAASSLSNFLRTLASAFGTAMSVTLWDDRASFHYATLAQSVTKASDGTQHFVASLHAIGVSGMSGISGGAGEVAALHQVTKQQAYMMATSDMFLIACVTCVGLAALMWLTRPRRGAAMPSGH, encoded by the coding sequence GTGAGCGCCACGCTCACATGGCCGCCGTCGACGTCCGCGCCCGTGCTGCGCGGCGCACGGCTTGCGCTGCTCACGTTCGCGCTATCGCTCGCGACCTTCATCGAAGTGCTCGATTCAACCGTGACGAACGTCGCGGTGCCCGCGATCTCGGGCAGCCTCGGCGTATCGAACAGTCAGGGCACGTGGGTGATCAGCTCGTATTCGGTCGCGGCGGCGATCGCGGTGCCGCTGACCGGCTGGCTGGCGCGCCGGCTCGGCGAAACCCGGCTTTTCGTCGGCGCGGTGCTGCTGTTCACGCTGACCTCGCTGCTGTGCGCGCTCGCGACCGATCTGCCCACGCTGGTCGCGTGCCGCGCGTTACAAGGGTTGTTTTCGGGACCGATGGTCCCGCTTTCGCAGACCATGCTGCTGCGCGCATTCCCGCCCGCGAAACGCACGCTCGCGCTCGCGCTGTGGGGCATGATCGTGCTGCTCGCACCGATCTTCGGGCCGGTGGTCGGCGGCTATCTGGTCGATATGTTCTCGTGGCCGTGGATCTTCCTGATCAACCTGCCGATCGGCCTGTTCTCGTTCGTCGTCTGCGTGACGATGCTGCGCGATGACGCACCGCGCGGCGCTGCGCCGCCCATCGATTTCATCGGGATCGCGCTGCTCGTGGCCGGCGTCGGCGCGCTGCAGGCGATGCTCGATCTCGGCCACGACGCCGGCTGGTTCGACTCGACGCTGATCGTCACGCTCGCCGTCGTTGCCGCGCTCGCGCTCGTCTCGCTGCTGCTATGGGAAGCGGGCGAGGGCCAACCGGTGATCGACCTGAGCCTGTTTCGCGACCGCACCTTCTCGTTCTGCGTGCTGGTCATCTCGCTCGGCATGGTGAGCTTCTCGATGGTGGGCGTGGTGTTTCCGCTGTGGCTGCAGTCGGTGATGGGCTACAACGCGTTTCACGCGGGCCTCGCGACCGCGCCGCTCGGCGTGCTCGCGCTCGTGTGCTCGATTCTGCTGGGCCTGCATGCCCACCGTTTCGATGCGCGCGTGCTCGCAACATTCGGCTTCCTGGTGTTCGCGGCGGTGCTGTGGTGGGACACGCATTTCACGCTGACGACATCCTTCACGCAGATCGTCACGCCGAACCTGATCCAGGGCATTGGGCTGCCTTGCTTCTTCATTCCGCTGACCGCGGCGACCCTGTCGCGCGTGCCCGATCACAAGCTCGCGGCTGCATCGAGCCTGTCGAATTTTCTGCGCACGCTCGCCTCGGCATTCGGCACCGCGATGAGCGTGACGCTCTGGGACGATCGCGCGTCGTTTCATTACGCGACGCTCGCGCAGTCGGTTACGAAAGCGTCCGACGGGACGCAGCACTTTGTCGCGTCGCTGCACGCGATCGGCGTAAGCGGCATGAGCGGCATAAGCGGCGGCGCAGGCGAGGTGGCCGCGCTGCATCAGGTGACGAAGCAGCAGGCCTACATGATGGCGACCAGCGACATGTTCCTGATTGCCTGCGTCACCTGTGTCGGGCTGGCGGCGTTGATGTGGCTCACGCGCCCGCGGCGCGGCGCCGCCATGCCGTCTGGACACTAA
- a CDS encoding DUF2905 domain-containing protein, producing MIRWLLTTFVAVAVLSACWPWLRKFGIGRMPGDVTLRIFGREYPFPFMSTLVLSMLLSLIARLL from the coding sequence ATGATCCGCTGGCTGCTCACCACGTTCGTCGCCGTTGCGGTGCTCTCGGCATGCTGGCCCTGGCTACGCAAATTCGGTATTGGGCGCATGCCCGGCGATGTCACGTTGCGGATCTTTGGGCGCGAGTACCCGTTTCCGTTTATGTCGACGCTCGTGCTGTCGATGCTGTTGTCGTTGATTGCGCGGTTGCTTTAA
- a CDS encoding SDR family oxidoreductase gives MSARSDNSSVSESGNAETGHSDAGSHHRAAPPARVVLITGAARRIGRALALGFAAHGWDVAVHYGASRTEADELIAEIEALGRRTIALHADLANEAEVARLIPDCTAALGRPVCIVNNASRFDEDTARDVAYDKLLHMMSINVGAPLVLARMLHDATPDIAREDETQRSVVINMLDQKLHNMNPDYLSYTLSKAALEAATVALAQALAPKLRVVGLSPGLTLQSAEQTPTSFAAAHRMTPLGRASRPEDLVAAALYLADAAGVTGTTLVVDGGQHLVPLPRDVMFLTGS, from the coding sequence ATGAGCGCCCGTTCCGACAATTCGTCAGTCAGCGAATCAGGCAACGCTGAGACCGGCCATAGCGATGCCGGTAGCCATCACCGCGCAGCGCCGCCGGCGCGTGTCGTGCTGATCACCGGCGCCGCGCGCCGTATCGGGCGCGCACTCGCTCTGGGTTTCGCGGCGCACGGTTGGGACGTGGCCGTGCACTACGGCGCATCGCGCACGGAAGCCGACGAACTGATCGCCGAGATCGAAGCGTTGGGGCGCCGGACGATCGCGTTGCACGCGGACCTCGCCAACGAAGCGGAAGTCGCGCGCCTGATCCCGGATTGCACGGCCGCGCTCGGGCGTCCCGTCTGCATCGTCAACAACGCGTCGCGCTTCGACGAAGACACGGCGCGCGACGTCGCGTACGACAAGCTGCTGCACATGATGTCGATCAATGTCGGCGCGCCGCTCGTGCTCGCGCGCATGCTGCACGACGCGACGCCCGATATCGCGCGGGAAGACGAAACGCAGCGCAGCGTCGTGATCAATATGCTCGACCAGAAGCTGCACAACATGAATCCGGATTACCTGTCGTACACGCTGTCGAAAGCGGCGCTCGAAGCCGCGACCGTCGCGCTCGCGCAGGCGCTCGCGCCGAAGCTGAGGGTAGTCGGACTCTCGCCGGGCCTGACGCTGCAGTCCGCCGAGCAGACGCCGACGAGCTTCGCCGCCGCGCACCGGATGACGCCGCTCGGCCGCGCGTCGCGTCCGGAAGACCTCGTTGCCGCCGCGCTGTATCTGGCCGATGCCGCAGGCGTGACGGGCACGACGCTCGTCGTCGACGGCGGCCAGCACCTCGTGCCGCTGCCGCGCGATGTGATGTTCCTGACCGGCAGCTGA
- a CDS encoding methyltransferase family protein translates to MSIAQSIVIAVPWLLWLAYWIATAQAVKATARKETRRSRTWQAIPLIVGGALVILPDPVRPALLPDMSSVGYVQFAGFAMLIAGLLFSVWARVHLGANWSVSVTLKDGHELIRTGPYALVRHPIYTGCLVALIGSAMIGGTWRGALGVALIFASLACKVRVEENWLTGHFGEAYVRYRREVAALIPGIY, encoded by the coding sequence ATGAGCATCGCGCAAAGCATTGTCATCGCCGTCCCGTGGCTCCTGTGGCTCGCGTACTGGATCGCGACCGCGCAAGCCGTGAAGGCCACCGCACGCAAAGAAACACGCCGCTCGCGCACGTGGCAAGCGATTCCGCTGATCGTCGGCGGCGCGCTGGTGATCCTGCCCGATCCGGTGCGGCCCGCGCTGCTGCCGGATATGTCGAGTGTCGGCTACGTGCAGTTCGCCGGTTTTGCGATGCTCATCGCGGGCCTGCTGTTCTCGGTATGGGCGCGCGTGCATCTCGGTGCGAACTGGAGCGTGTCGGTCACGCTGAAGGACGGCCACGAACTGATTCGCACTGGACCCTATGCACTCGTGCGTCATCCGATCTATACGGGTTGTCTCGTCGCGCTGATCGGCTCGGCGATGATCGGCGGCACATGGCGGGGTGCGCTCGGTGTCGCGCTGATCTTCGCGTCGCTCGCCTGCAAGGTGCGCGTCGAGGAAAACTGGCTCACCGGCCACTTCGGCGAGGCGTACGTGCGGTATCGGCGCGAAGTCGCCGCGCTGATTCCCGGTATCTACTGA